One genomic region from Argentina anserina chromosome 2, drPotAnse1.1, whole genome shotgun sequence encodes:
- the LOC126782201 gene encoding heavy metal-associated isoprenylated plant protein 36-like — protein MATKPAEELPGSLKYQTWVLKVSIHCEGCKKKVKKVLQSIEGVYAIAIDSQQHKVTVTGNVEAETLLKKLWRSNKLAELWPEPKKGKKSKKNKDNGEADGDNGDEAKNPSEKNQQADENGGDDADDDDGDSDKEDGNQSNEAGGEQSGGAAGGGASSGAKKKKKKKKKKAQNGNPPNGSTGTPGEHPGVAHPAGANGPLMVGPDMSHPMAAMNLGPPIQHMYPGPYPPPVYYQPPPAAYGLSYSTTYPSTSASYFTPVMHDTTYYHPDIYSPSDPVDSYTDDDEEKGCYIM, from the exons atggcAACAAAACCAGCTGAAGAACTTCCTGGATCCTTGAAATACCAG ACATGGGTATTGAAAGTGTCAATTCATTGTGAAGGGTGCAAAAAGAAGGTCAAGAAAGTTCTTCAAAGCATTGAAG GGGTTTACGCTATTGCGATTGATTCTCAGCAGCACAAAGTCACAGTGACCGGCAACGTGGAGGCAGAAACCTTGCTGAAGAAGCTATGGAGGTCAAACAAGCTGGCCGAGCTTTGGCCAGAACCGAAGAAGGGGAAAAAGTCcaagaagaacaaagataaTGGTGAAGCAGATGGTGACAACGGTGATGAAGCGAAAAATCCTTCTGAGAAAAACCAACAAGCCGATGAGAATGGTGGTGATGatgctgatgatgatgacggTGACTCAGACAAAGAGGATGGAAATCAAAGCAATGAAGCTGGTGGAGAACAAAGTGGTGGTGCCGCTGGTGGTGGTGCTTCAAGTGGagctaaaaagaagaaaaagaaaaagaagaagaaggcacAAAATGGGAATCCTCCAAATGGCAGTACTGGCACCCCCGGGGAGCATCCCGGTGTTGCTCATCCGGCGGGTGCTAATGGGCCGCTTATGGTTGGTCCAGACATGTCTCACCCTATGGCTGCCATGAATCTCGGCCCACCGATCCAACATATGTACCCGGGTCCATACCCGCCACCGGTGTATTATCAGCCTCCTCCGGCAGCATACGGGCTAAGTTACagtacaacgtatccaagcaCAAGTGCTTCATATTTCACCCCTGTTATGCATGATACCACGTACTATCACCCGGACATATACTCGCCCTCTGATCCTGTTGATTCATATACAGACGATGATGAGGAAAAAGGCTGCTACATTATGTGA